One part of the Parambassis ranga chromosome 8, fParRan2.1, whole genome shotgun sequence genome encodes these proteins:
- the wipi1 gene encoding WD repeat domain phosphoinositide-interacting protein 1, translated as MDTTEGAGGSGGTDGPELRFSCASFNQDSTSLAVGTRTGYKLFSLTMVEKLDCIHESAETPDVYIVERLFSSSLVVVVSAAMPQRMNIYHFKKGTEICNYSYPSNILAVKLNRQRLVVCLEESIYIHNIKDMKLLKTLLNTPSNPSGLCALSINHSNSYLAYPGSATIGEIIVYDANTLNTVTMIPAHDSPLAALTFNASATKLASASERGTVIRVFSVPEGVRLYEFRRGMKRYVSISSLSYSPDGQFLCASSNTETVHIFKLEQPDPSGEDEAATWTAYVGKMFSAASSYLPAHVSGMMSQDRAFATVHLSSGQRNVCTLAVIQKLPRLLVATAGGQLFIYNVDPLDGGECVLAHKHRLFGADDIEGEGTEPEGPADTGPAQSCPSYAETAALPASGPVTATLTGYSEDGGAKKGEVIPEHEFAAGPVCLDDENEFPPINWCRDGTGGGQGRRS; from the exons ATGGACACTACAGAGGGTGCGGGTGGGTCCGGCGGAACGGACGGACCGGAGCTCCGGTTTAGCTGCGCCTCCTTCAACCAAGACTCCAC gtcacTGGCTGTTGGAACAAGGACCGGCTACAAGCTGTTTTCTCTGACCATGGTGGAAAAACTGGACTGCATCCATGAGAGTG CGGAGACTCCAGATGTGTACATCGTGGAGCGCCTGTTCTCCAGCAGTCTAGTAGTGGTGGTGAGCGCCGCCATGCCCCAGCGCATGAACATCTACCACTTCAAGAAGGGGACGGAGATCTGCAACTACAGCTACCCGAGCAACATCCTCGCTGTCAAGCTGAACAGACAG AGACTGGTAGTGTGCCTTGAAGAGTCCATTTATATTCACAACATCAAagacatgaagctgctgaagaCTCTGCTCAACACTCCGTCCAACCCGTCAG gtctctgtgctCTCTCTATCAATCATTCCAACTCTTACCTGGCTTATCCCGGGAGTGCCACCATTGGGGAGATCATAGTGTACGATGCCAACACTTTG AACACAGTGACGATGATCCCAGCTCACGACAGTCCTCTGGCAGCTCTTACCTTCAACGCCTCGGCCACCAAACTTGCCAGCGCCTCAGAGAGG GGCACTGTCATCCGAGTCTTCTCAGTTCCTGAGGGTGTGCGTCTGTACGAATTCCGCCGTGGCATGAAGAG gtatGTCAGTATAAGCTCTTTATCATACAGCCCTGATGGTCAGTTCCTCTGCGCTTCCAGCAACACAGAAACCGTCCATATCTTTAAACTGGAACAACCGGATCCAAG TGGAGAGGATGAGGCTGCCACCTGGACGGCTTATGTGGGGAAGATGttctcagcagccagcagctaCCTCCCTGCTCACGTGTCTGGCATGATGAGCCAAGACCGGGCCTTTGCCACAGTCCACCTCTCGTCTGGCCAGAGGAACGTCTGCACCCTGGCTGT GATCCAGAAACTTCCACGGCTGCTGGTGGCCACAGCCGGCGGCCAGCTCTTCATCTATAATGTAGATCCACTAGATGGAGGTGAATGCGTGCTGGCTCACAAACACag GCTGTTTGGTGCTGATGATATCGAGGGTGAAGGAACAGAGCCAGAGGGGCCAGCAGACACAGGGCCAGCACAGTCCTGTCCATCCTACGCTGAAACTGCTGCCTTACCAGCCTCTGGACCCGTCACTGCCACACTCACTG GCTACTCTGAAGATGGTGGAGCAAAGAAGGGCGAGGTCATCCCAGAACACGAGTTCGCCGCAGGGCCCGTGTGTCTGGACGACGAAAACGAGTTTCCACCT ATAAATTGGTGCCGCGACGGGACTGGAGGTGGCCAGGGGAGGCGCTCGTGA